The stretch of DNA ttgttatCCATTTTATAAACTACACTGTATAGGAGGGCTGGAATCCGTAACAGCAAAATCATTTTTACTTCAGCTTCTAAATGGCATAGCCTATTGTCATGACCGTCGTGTTTTACACAGAGATTTGAAGCCCCagaatttattaataaatagAGAGGGGGAATTAAAGATTGCCGACTTTGGGTTAGCCAGgtaaataaaatatgtatttaaatgttataatcttagaatatttaattttatgtatttatataatcgccagatataatatgtatttttttttttttttttattgtattaagaatataactaaaatatataataaactcaataattataataaatattccaatttttataattaaatatttccAGAGCATTTGGAATTCCTGTAAGAAAATATACACATGAAGTAGTAACCTTATGGTATCGAGCACCAGATGTTTTAATGGGATCAAAGAAATATTCAACTACTATTGATATATGGAGTGTTGGATGTATATTTGCTGAAATGGTAAATGGAACCCCATTATTTCCAGGGGTATCTGAAGCAGATCAATTAATGAGAATATTTAGAATTCTAGGAACCCCTAATTCTAAAAATTGGCCCAATGTAACTGAACTACCAAAATATGATCCTAATTTTACCGTATATGAACCTTTGCCATGGGAATCATTTGTAAacaaaatatgaaataataaataagtacatatatatatatatatatttatatttatttatatttgtgtGTCTATATAGAaatgatatttatttctttttatactggtatataaaatatatattatttaatatacatattttttattttgtcTTTATAGTTGAAGGGATTAGACGAATCCGGTATCGACTTGCTTTCAAAAATGTTAAAGCTTGATCCAAACCAAAGAATAACAGCTAGACAAGCTTTAGAACATGcatattttaaagaaaacaattaatataattttgggtaaattatatatatatattttactCTTTTCTTATTAATCATGCATATACTATTTGCAACAAATAATAGTATAAAATTCTTGTAGAATAAAATTGTGAAATAcataaaagtaaaaaaacatatatgtattatttaatgaattatttttagTTGTATATATGTGTGAGGATTATGtattaacaatatattatattattcctaatatatatatttttttttcttttactTTCATTCTGTTTTTATGTATtgaaattaatatatgtatatatattcttaaatttttaaattaaacattgtttt from Plasmodium gaboni strain SY75 chromosome Unknown, whole genome shotgun sequence encodes:
- a CDS encoding protein kinase 5, whose translation is MEKYHGLEKIGEGTYGVVYKAQNNYGETFALKKIRLEKEDEGIPSTTIREISILKELKHSNIVKLYDVIHTKKRLVLVFEHLDQDLKKLLDVCEGGLESVTAKSFLLQLLNGIAYCHDRRVLHRDLKPQNLLINREGELKIADFGLARAFGIPVRKYTHEVVTLWYRAPDVLMGSKKYSTTIDIWSVGCIFAEMVNGTPLFPGVSEADQLMRIFRILGTPNSKNWPNVTELPKYDPNFTVYEPLPWESFLKGLDESGIDLLSKMLKLDPNQRITARQALEHAYFKENN